From the Simplicispira suum genome, the window GCTGCAAGGCATTGTCGGCGTCACGCTCGACGATATTTACCTGGGCAATGGCGCGAGCGAGCTGATTGTGATGGCGACCAACGCGCTGCTCGACAACGGCGACGAGCTGTTGCTGCCTTCGCCCGACTACCCGCTGTGGACGGCGGCGGCCAGCCTCTCGGGCGGCACGCCGGTGCATTATTTGTGCGAGGAAGCCAATGGCTGGATGCCCGATTTGGCCGACATCCGCGCGCGCATCACGCCGCGTACCAAGGGCATCGTCGTCATCAACCCCAACAACCCGACCGGGGCGCTCTATTCCGACGCGCTCTTGCAGGGCATTGTGGACATCGCCCGCGAGCACGGCCTGGTCATTTTTGCCGACGAGGTCTACGACAAGGTGCTGTACGACGGCGTGCGCCACACGCCGATTGCGCTGCTTTCCGAAGACGTGCTCACGCTCACCTTCAATTCGCTCTCCAAAAGCTACCGGTCCTGCGGCTACCGCGCCGGCTGGATGGTGGTCTCGGGCGACAAAAAGCCCGCCCGCGACTACATCGAGGGCCTGAACATGCTCTCGAACATGCGGCTGTGCTCCAACGTGCCCGGCCAGTGGGCGATTCAGACGGCGCTGGGCGGCCACCAGAGCATCAACGAGCTGGTGGGCGAGGGCGGGCGCCTGCGCCGCCAGCGCGACCTGGCCTACGAGCTGATTACCGCCATTCCCGGCGTCAGTTGCGTCAAGCCGCAGGCGGCGCTGTACATGTTTCCCCGGCTCGACCCGGCGGTGTACCCGATTCAGAACGACCAGCAGTTCTTCCTGGAGCTGCTGCAGGAAACGCGCGTGATGCTGGTGCAGGGCACGGGTTTCAATTGGGCCTCGCCGGACCATTTCCGCATCGTGTTCCTGCCGCACGAGGACGACCTGCGCGAAGCCATCGCCCGCGTGGCGCGTTTCCTGGCGGCAGCGCGCAAGCGCTTTGGCACCGATTGACTCTTGTTTTGATAGCTGAAAGCGCTTATGCAGTAAGCGCTAGAGGCCAATCTGATTGATATTTTGACTATGAAACCCATCCAAGTAGGCCTTCTGGGCATCGGCACCGTCGGCAGCGGCGTTTTCAACGTGCTGGCGCGCAACCAGGAAGAAATCCAGCGCCGCGCTGGCCGTGGCATCGCCATCACCATGGTGGCCGACCTGGACGTGGAGCGCGCCAAGAACGCGGTGGGTGAAGGCGTTGATGTGGTGAGCGACGCGCGCGCCGTCATCGCCAACCCGAACATCGACATCGTCATCGAGCTCATTGGCGGTTACGGCATTGCCAAGCAACTGGTGATGGAGGCCATTGCCGCCGGCAAGCACGTAGTCACGGCCAACAAAGCCCTGCTCGCAGTGCACGGCAGCGAGATTTTTGCTGCGGCCTCCGCCAAGGGCGTGATGGTGGCGTTCGAGGCGGCTGTCGCCGGTGGCATCCCCATCATCAAGGCGCTGCGCGAGGGCCTCACGGCCAACCGCATCCAGTGGCTGGCCGGCATCATCAACGGCACGACCAACTTCATCCTCTCCGAGATGCGCGACAAGGGCCTGGACTTCGACGCCGCCCTGAAGGACGCGCAGCGCCTGGGCTACGCCGAAGCGGACCCGACCTTCGACATCGAAGGCGTGGACGCTGCGCACAAGGTCACCATCATGTCGGCGATTGCCTTTGGAATCCCCGTGCAGTTCGACAAGGCCTACATCGAAGGCATCACCAAGCTGGCCGCGCAAGACATCAAATACGCTGAGCAGCTGGGCTACCGCATCAAGCTTCTGGGCGTCAGCAAGCGCGTGGACAAGGGCATTGAGCTGCGCGTGCACCCCAGCCTGGTGCCGGCCAAGCGCCTGATTGCCAACGTCGAGGGCGCGATGAACGCCGTCGTGGTGCACGGCGACGCCGTTGGCACCACGCTGTACTACGGCAAGGGCGCCGGCAGCGAGCCCACGGCCAGCGCGGTGATTGCCGACCTGGTGGACATCACGCGCCTGCACACCGCCGACCCGCACCACCGCGTGCCGCACCTGGCGTTCCAGCCCGGCACGCTGCAAGACGCCATGGGCGATTTGCCCGTGCTCCCGATGGATGAGGTCGTCACCAGCTATTACCTGCGTCTGCGCGTAGCCGACCAGGCCGGTGTACTTGCCAGGGTGACCGGCTTGCTCGCGCAGCACGGCATCAGCGTGGACGCCATGCTGCAGCGCGAAGCGGAGGACGTGGGCGGCGAAGGCTCGACCCAGACTGACCTGATCATCCTGACCCACGACGCACGCGAGGGCACGGTGAACGCCGTGTTGGCCGAGCTGCAGGCGCTGCCGACCGTGCTCGCCCCCATCGTGCGCATCCGCAAGGAAGAGCTGAACTGACCATGCTGTACCTCTCCACGCGCGGCCACCCCGAGCGCAAGCACTTCTGCGACATCCTGCTCGAAGGCCTGGCGCCCGACGGCGGCCTGTACCTGCCTGAGCACTATCCGCAGATTGACGACGCCGCTTTGACGCGCCTGCGCCGCGTACTGCGCGAGCAGGGCTACGCAGAGCTGGCGTTTGAAATTCTGTCGCTCTACATCGACGATATTCCCGCCAACGACCTGCGTGCGCTGTGCCACAAGACGTACACCGCCGAAATTTTCGGTACGCCTGAAATCGTCCCGCTGCGTCCGCTTGAACCCGGCCTGTGGCTGCAAGCCCTGTCCAACGGTCCGACGCTGGCCTTCAAGGACATGGCGATGCAACTGCTCGGCAACCTGTTCGAGTACGAACTGGCGCGCCGTGGCGAAGAGCTCAACATCCTCGGCGCCACCAGTGGCGACACCGGCAGCGCCGCCGAATACGCCATGCGCGGCAAGCGGGGCGTGCGCGTCTTCATGACCAGCCCGCATGGGCGCATGAGCGCTTTCCAGCAGGCGCAGATGTTCAGCCTGCAGGACGAAAACATCCACAACATCGCCATCGAAGGTGTGTTCGACGACTGCCAGGACATCGTCAAGGCCGTCAGCAACGACCTGGCGTTCAAGCGCAAGTACAAGATCGGCACGGTCAACTCGATCAACTGGGCGCGGCTGCTGGCGCAGGTGGTGTACTACTTTGCCGGCTACCTGCAGGCCACCACGTCGAACGACCAGAAGGTCAGCTTCGCCGTGCCCAGTGGCAACTTCGGCAACATCTGCGCCGGCCACGTCGCGCGCAGCATGGGCCTGCCGATAGCCAAGCTGGTCGTGGCGACGAACGAGAACGACGTGCTCGACGAGTTCTTCCGCACCGGCGTCTACCGCGTGCGCGCCAGCGCCGATACCCACGAGACCTCCAGCCCGTCCATGGACATCAGCAAGGCCAGCAACTTCGAGCGCTTTGTGTTCGACCTGCTGGGCCGCGACGGCGCGCGCACGCAGGCCTTGTTTGGCGAAGCTTTGGCGCGCGAGGGCCGCTTTGATTTAAGCGCCGACCCCCACTTTGCCGACGCTGCGAAGCGCTACGGTTTTGTCAGCGGCAAGAGCACGCACGCCGACCGCCTGGCCACCATCCGCGACACGCACCAGCGCTTTGCCACCACCATCGATACCCACACTGCCGACGGCGTCAAGGTCGCGCGCCAGCACCTGGGTGCGCTCGATGTGCCGATGATCGTGCTGGAGACGGCCTTGCCCATCAAGTTCGCCGAGACCATTACCGAAGCGCTGGGCCATCCGCCTGCGCGCCCGGCGCGTTTCGACGGGATTGAGGCTTTGCCCAAGCGAGTGCAAGTGATGCCGGCCGATGTGCAGCAGGTCAAGGACTACATCGTCAGGCATTGCGATTAGTGATAAAAAATGGCTCTAGCGCTTTATCCATAAGCACGAGAAGCTATTTTTATTATAGCAACCAGGAGTTTCCATGAAGGTTGTCGGCTTTGCCGGATTCTCGGGCTGCGGCAAGACCACGCTGGTGGAAAAGCTGATTCCCGAATTGCGCGTGCGCGGCTTGCGTGTCTCGGTGGTTAAGCACGCACACCACAGTTTCGACATCGACCACGCCGGCAAAGACACTTTCCGCCACCGCGAGGCCGGCGCGTTCGAAGTGGTAGTGGCGTCCGACCGACGCCTGGCGCTGATGCGCGAGTTTGAGCACCCGGCCCAGCTTTCGGTGCATCAGTTGCTGGCCGAGCTGTATGAAGGCGTGGACTGGGTCTTTGTCGAAGGCTTCAAGGAAAGCGATTTGCCAAAGATCGAGATCTGGCGTGCGCCCGAACCGGGCAGCGCGCCGCGCCCGGTGCGCTACGCGCAGGACGATTTCATCGTCGCGCTGGCCACCGACGCGCCTGGCGCCCTGCCGGAGCCCACCGGCCTGCCGCTCCTGGACCTCAACGCCCCCGCAGAGGTCGCGGATTGGCTGCTCGGCCAG encodes:
- a CDS encoding pyridoxal phosphate-dependent aminotransferase produces the protein MKTIHKSAKLANVCYDIRGPIMDAARQMEEEGHKIIKLNIGNLAVFGFDSPEEIQQDMIRNLPNSAGYSDSKGIFAARKAVMHETQLQGIVGVTLDDIYLGNGASELIVMATNALLDNGDELLLPSPDYPLWTAAASLSGGTPVHYLCEEANGWMPDLADIRARITPRTKGIVVINPNNPTGALYSDALLQGIVDIAREHGLVIFADEVYDKVLYDGVRHTPIALLSEDVLTLTFNSLSKSYRSCGYRAGWMVVSGDKKPARDYIEGLNMLSNMRLCSNVPGQWAIQTALGGHQSINELVGEGGRLRRQRDLAYELITAIPGVSCVKPQAALYMFPRLDPAVYPIQNDQQFFLELLQETRVMLVQGTGFNWASPDHFRIVFLPHEDDLREAIARVARFLAAARKRFGTD
- a CDS encoding homoserine dehydrogenase encodes the protein MKPIQVGLLGIGTVGSGVFNVLARNQEEIQRRAGRGIAITMVADLDVERAKNAVGEGVDVVSDARAVIANPNIDIVIELIGGYGIAKQLVMEAIAAGKHVVTANKALLAVHGSEIFAAASAKGVMVAFEAAVAGGIPIIKALREGLTANRIQWLAGIINGTTNFILSEMRDKGLDFDAALKDAQRLGYAEADPTFDIEGVDAAHKVTIMSAIAFGIPVQFDKAYIEGITKLAAQDIKYAEQLGYRIKLLGVSKRVDKGIELRVHPSLVPAKRLIANVEGAMNAVVVHGDAVGTTLYYGKGAGSEPTASAVIADLVDITRLHTADPHHRVPHLAFQPGTLQDAMGDLPVLPMDEVVTSYYLRLRVADQAGVLARVTGLLAQHGISVDAMLQREAEDVGGEGSTQTDLIILTHDAREGTVNAVLAELQALPTVLAPIVRIRKEELN
- the thrC gene encoding threonine synthase encodes the protein MLYLSTRGHPERKHFCDILLEGLAPDGGLYLPEHYPQIDDAALTRLRRVLREQGYAELAFEILSLYIDDIPANDLRALCHKTYTAEIFGTPEIVPLRPLEPGLWLQALSNGPTLAFKDMAMQLLGNLFEYELARRGEELNILGATSGDTGSAAEYAMRGKRGVRVFMTSPHGRMSAFQQAQMFSLQDENIHNIAIEGVFDDCQDIVKAVSNDLAFKRKYKIGTVNSINWARLLAQVVYYFAGYLQATTSNDQKVSFAVPSGNFGNICAGHVARSMGLPIAKLVVATNENDVLDEFFRTGVYRVRASADTHETSSPSMDISKASNFERFVFDLLGRDGARTQALFGEALAREGRFDLSADPHFADAAKRYGFVSGKSTHADRLATIRDTHQRFATTIDTHTADGVKVARQHLGALDVPMIVLETALPIKFAETITEALGHPPARPARFDGIEALPKRVQVMPADVQQVKDYIVRHCD
- the mobB gene encoding molybdopterin-guanine dinucleotide biosynthesis protein B encodes the protein MKVVGFAGFSGCGKTTLVEKLIPELRVRGLRVSVVKHAHHSFDIDHAGKDTFRHREAGAFEVVVASDRRLALMREFEHPAQLSVHQLLAELYEGVDWVFVEGFKESDLPKIEIWRAPEPGSAPRPVRYAQDDFIVALATDAPGALPEPTGLPLLDLNAPAEVADWLLGQGERFDYDWELHGEALPCAPR